Genomic segment of Oncorhynchus tshawytscha isolate Ot180627B linkage group LG28, Otsh_v2.0, whole genome shotgun sequence:
GCCCATTGCTGTAAGTTAAAAGGCCATACAATTTCAATTCTGCGTAATGCCACAGCATTTCATAAAGTTCACTGTGGGAaagttgatatgcttcagtttgctgccatatTACTGGTTTCACATCTGTCTCCACCGATTACAATATAAAATAGATCTAAAACAcgtcatttatatttacaattcctTTATCCAAACAGATGACTCATTAACCTAATTCTTATCGTTATAAATTACAGTATATGGAGAATGCTGTCATTTCTATCGGAAAAATAAAGTTGATGCTTTTTCCACTTGAAACCTGCAGATTTGCTCAACATGGTTTCCCCTTGcttaaaggtggtggaattatgagggaattaagtcaaggtcagaatacggcaTATCTATTGACACCTCTGCCACACCTTCATTTATTTGATCTCCACCAAGAACGAATAGCAAGTGAATAGCGTGCTATTCTCGTGCTTAAATTCAAGGTAGGAATACGCatagagaaaagtgcataaaaatgGAATAACATTCCATTTACACGCCCATAACTCAGGTAGGAATCAGGGCctttgagacttacccagaaagactcacaggtgTAACCGCTGCCAGaggggattctaacatgtattgattcaggtgtgtgaatacatatgtaaattagatatttctgtacttaattttcaattaatttgcaaatatttcaaaaaacatgttttcactgtgcCATTATAGGTTAGTGTGTAGATGgataagatttaaaaaaatatttaatcaattttgaattcagacaaaatgtggaataagtgaaggggtatgaatagtttctgaaggcactgtatataccaaCTTTGCACACAGGCTTGGGGCAATATTAATCTAATACTTTTTTCTATTACGTCCCCATGAACTTGCAAAATATTGCCAAGTTGAACAACACTCTTCTATTACCTATTTCAGAAAGCTTGTAGTCCAGGGAAAAAACATATTTGCATCAGTCTGCTCATTGTCTTTAATCACATTCCATATTTTGAAGCAGTTTCTGGCAAGACTAACTCTGCAAAATAATCTAAATAATCATTGCACAAATGACACTTCATGTGTACAGTACATCTGTGAGAGATTTTAAGAGTGCTGGGATCATTCATGGGCACAAATATTAATAGAATAAactaaaataataaaacaatacaaataataagcctaaccataataataataataatcattaccATAATCATCATCCCACTTGAGACCACTGATATTATCAGGGGAACTGAAAAGTTGTGCCAGAGACATTCTATTGAGCCCTATGCCATCCTCAGAACCGGAAGCAGTTCCTGTCTTCTATCATACAGAGCAGCGCCTGACAGGACTCAGTGCCAGTTGGTCTTGCACAGACAACAGTTCTTCCTGCCCACGATTTCTCTTTGAGAGATGTCAATAGTGGTTTGATCATTAGTGCGCACAGGATAGCAAAATAGTTTTACTGCCTGTTGTTCCTCAAGCCAAAATGGCATTTAATGAAACTCTGGGCCTGTTTTTGAGACTTGAACTCAATTTTTTtccccccatattccatccaaGGATGGGTAGGGTATGGGTTGTACTTTATATGCCTCTTGAAAACTTCTTCTacgagatcctttttattcatgTGCCAAACTCTGAAGCAGTTTCTGTCTGGTATCATACAGAGTGCTACCTGACAGGACTCACACTGCCAGTTGGTCTGGCTTTCCTTGCACAGACAACATTTCTTCCTGCCGCTAGATTTTCTTTGAGAGGAGTCAACAGTGGTAGGATCAATTATGGGTACAGGGTAGCATGGTCGCTTCACTTCCACCAATTCCTTCTCTTCTTCTggttgttcttcctcctcctcctcctcctcctcctcctctgaagacTCTTCTTCAGCCTCCTCCTGCTTACCAATGTCAGCAAGCTGCAGGCACAGCTGCTCCCTGAACTGCTTGTGGGTCATGGGCTTTTTCTTCTTCATCTGGGCCATGTCCTTCTGCAGGAGGAAGCtgttcaccacagcaatgtctaTAAAGTGGAAGAAGAAGGTCTTGTACCACTTCATGGTTTTGTGGGCCACACTGTAGCATTTGATAAGGGAATCAGACAGGTCCACACCCCCCATATACTTGTTGTACGGCTTGATTGCCTCTGGGACGGGTATGCACTGTGTTGTCCAGGATCCATTTTTGCTCTGTTTCCTGATTTTGACCTGCTCCCCTGCGAATGCCTTATGAATGGTGGTACACATGGTGACTGGTTGTGCGCCCATCCACTTGGTGAAGAGCAGCTCCCCATCACGGAGCCAGCGGATGGTTCCCTTCTCTGCTCGAGCAGGCATGCTGTTCTCTCGGATGCCCACACGGATTTCACGTATGGTTCCGCATGCTCCCAATTTCTTTTTGTACAGGTCACGGAAGAAAGTTGTGCTGGTGAAGAAGTTATCAACATAAATGTGGTATCCTGTGCCCAAGTAAGGCACCTTCAACAGGTTCATGGCAACATCATAGCTCTCCCCTTTGCCTGAAGCAGATTGGTTTTTGGTCATAAAGACATTGAAGTCGCAGGTGTAGCCATTTCTTGAATCTGCTAAAACATACAGCTTGAATCCATACCTGTAGGACTTGGATTTAATGTATTGTTTGAGGCTGTGGCGGGCCTTGGAGTGCACCATGCGCTCATCAATGGAAAGGTTCTGGAATGGGTGGTAGAAGGCTCTGCATGCTGCCAATATCTGGTCTTTTAGAGGTTTGATTCTCATGAGCCGATCATAGTCCGCAGTCCCCTTCTTCTTGTCGTTTTCCTCATCCTCTGCTGGGTCACTCATGTGCAGTGAATAGGTGATTGCCCGAAATCTTGTCATAGTCATGACTGTACAACAAAAAGGAAGGCAATATATTCTGTTTCGATTCCAGTAGTCTGATACAGTGTGTACATTCAGCAGACCCATATAGATTACAATGCTGAGGTATTTGTACATTTCCTCCACAGATACAGGTTTCCATGGTTCTTTGATTCCATGTTCTTGTCTTCTCTTGGCATTCTTGTTGGTGTTTGAGCAGAGTGTATCAACAACAGCATTACTGAAGAAGAGCTGGAAGAGCTCTAGAACAGTGTAGTTCTT
This window contains:
- the LOC112244649 gene encoding piggyBac transposable element-derived protein 4 isoform X2, with protein sequence MDLEEVQDKRSLSECDKRKKAMQPENSSVVQDDNGKEAGKMNSDGEFQACGSNNSFLDSIFEEELDRLLDLDKNEDLPYLTEPSEAMEGEESPPNGTEVTETIVEGEYPPDGTEVTETRGGDDSPPIRTRLRVRGISSRPKIEASESSEEDGEDLPPDTEVIESRASKRTKLTSSPKAAPQRKARPPSSPPWTPSPAKSKNRAHAATPLFSGSKRKWRTEDEPDQEHKWLPFEPARTPGPQLDTSKNYTVLELFQLFFSNAVVDTLCSNTNKNAKRRQEHGIKEPWKPVSVEEMYKYLSIVIYMGLLNVHTVSDYWNRNRIYCLPFCCTVMTMTRFRAITYSLHMSDPAEDEENDKKKGTADYDRLMRIKPLKDQILAACRAFYHPFQNLSIDERMVHSKARHSLKQYIKSKSYRYGFKLYVLADSRNGYTCDFNVFMTKNQSASGKGESYDVAMNLLKVPYLGTGYHIYVDNFFTSTTFFRDLYKKKLGACGTIREIRVGIRENSMPARAEKGTIRWLRDGELLFTKWMGAQPVTMCTTIHKAFAGEQVKIRKQSKNGSWTTQCIPVPEAIKPYNKYMGGVDLSDSLIKCYSVAHKTMKWYKTFFFHFIDIAVVNSFLLQKDMAQMKKKKPMTHKQFREQLCLQLADIGKQEEAEEESSEEEEEEEEEEEQPEEEKELVEVKRPCYPVPIIDPTTVDSSQRKSSGRKKCCLCKESQTNWQCESCQVALCMIPDRNCFRVWHMNKKDLVEEVFKRHIKYNPYPTHPWMEYGGKKIEFKSQKQAQSFIKCHFGLRNNRQ
- the LOC112244649 gene encoding piggyBac transposable element-derived protein 4 isoform X1 translates to MCYMLFLFALLCELRVEQRRKREASGRTRGQTAKMDLEEVQDKRSLSECDKRKKAMQPENSSVVQDDNGKEAGKMNSDGEFQACGSNNSFLDSIFEEELDRLLDLDKNEDLPYLTEPSEAMEGEESPPNGTEVTETIVEGEYPPDGTEVTETRGGDDSPPIRTRLRVRGISSRPKIEASESSEEDGEDLPPDTEVIESRASKRTKLTSSPKAAPQRKARPPSSPPWTPSPAKSKNRAHAATPLFSGSKRKWRTEDEPDQEHKWLPFEPARTPGPQLDTSKNYTVLELFQLFFSNAVVDTLCSNTNKNAKRRQEHGIKEPWKPVSVEEMYKYLSIVIYMGLLNVHTVSDYWNRNRIYCLPFCCTVMTMTRFRAITYSLHMSDPAEDEENDKKKGTADYDRLMRIKPLKDQILAACRAFYHPFQNLSIDERMVHSKARHSLKQYIKSKSYRYGFKLYVLADSRNGYTCDFNVFMTKNQSASGKGESYDVAMNLLKVPYLGTGYHIYVDNFFTSTTFFRDLYKKKLGACGTIREIRVGIRENSMPARAEKGTIRWLRDGELLFTKWMGAQPVTMCTTIHKAFAGEQVKIRKQSKNGSWTTQCIPVPEAIKPYNKYMGGVDLSDSLIKCYSVAHKTMKWYKTFFFHFIDIAVVNSFLLQKDMAQMKKKKPMTHKQFREQLCLQLADIGKQEEAEEESSEEEEEEEEEEEQPEEEKELVEVKRPCYPVPIIDPTTVDSSQRKSSGRKKCCLCKESQTNWQCESCQVALCMIPDRNCFRVWHMNKKDLVEEVFKRHIKYNPYPTHPWMEYGGKKIEFKSQKQAQSFIKCHFGLRNNRQ